TGAGAGACAACATAAATCAAGTGTGAAAGTGGAGCATTTTATTGATGTTAAAAATACataagatgatgatgatgatgataatgatgatgtCCAAGATGCATATAGTCTTGATAATTCACTAATTGTTGATGATTCATCTATTATTAAGCATTCTTCTTTAGCTGTGCAGCCTGCATAACATTCTCTTACATTTGATAGGGCCATAAGGCCATGAAAGTCGGTTACAAGATTAATTAAAGAATACAATGTTGCTTAGCTTTGAGTGTTACAGAATAGATTATAGGTAACATAGAACCATCTAATTGTTATGAGCCTATTACTTCTATTGATTATAATAATTAGATGGCTGCTTTGCAAGATGAGATAATGTCTCTTGAAAAGAATTGTACTTGAGATTTAGTAAAATTGCTTGAGAATAAAAAGTCTATCggttttaaatatattttcaaacgGAAGGAAGATATTTCTCTAAGTGAGCCCGCAAGGTATAAAGCAAGGTTTGTTGATAAAGGCTATAGCCAGATTTCAGGTATTGATTTTAGTGATCTTGTCCCCCAGTTGTGAAGCATAGCTCTTTTCATATGTTACTCAATATTATTGCTATGTATGACAATAAAAATGAGTAATCAAATATTAAAACTATGTTCTTGCATGGGAAGTTAGATGAAAATAATTATATGGATCAATCTAAAGATTTTGTTGTTTATAGAAAAGAACACCTTATTTGCAAATTAAAGAAATCTTTTTATGGTTTGAAGCAATTACCTACATTTGTTTGTTTCTATATATTGATGGTACATTGGTTGTTGCTGGAGACAAATCAAAAATAGCTATATTAAAGTCACAATTAAATAAAAAGTTTAAGACAAAGGACTTGAGTGCACCTAAGAAAATTCTTAGTATGGAAATAGTCAGGGACAAAAAAATTCTAGTAAATTGTGCCTTAGTTATGAGGTTATATTGAATGGgttcttttatgttttaataTGTTTGATGCAAAATCAGTAAGGACTCCATTACCTGCACATTTCAGATAATCTTTAGCTTTTATATCGAGTGAGATGATGATATTGAGTATATATCTAGAGTTTAATATTTCAGTGCAGTTGGTTCTCTTATATATGTCATGGTATTCCAATGCATGGTATCTTGACCCTTGTTGTACAGGGGCCTACTAGTAGGCCATGTGTTCCACTGTATACATGCATTTTGTAATCTGTCAGGGAGAGGATACTATTCATTGTATTCCTCATGTTTCTATTAACACTTCTCAATATGTTAATATGGTGAAAATAGCCGGTCGGCATCCGTTGCAAAGAAAGCTAATGTGCCACACAAATTCATTAAATTAATAGCAACAATCGTGGTCAAGAATTTCTCAAACAAAAGGTACAGTAAACAAATTGAACGGCACGCTGCGACCAAGTAGTAGCGCTGACGAGACATTCAGCAATCGGCATGCGCATTTATATTGAGAAACCAACAAATGCAGACGGTGGAAGCGTTTCTACTTGGGCGCGAACTTGGCCTTGATGGCCTCCACCTCCCCGTTGTCGATCCTGAAGGCCTTGGCAAGGATGTCGGTGGAtaccggcggcgcagcgccgaACAGCGCCGTGGCCAAGACCTGCGTACCCTGGAGCTGGCTGTTgaaggcggcgacgacggcagcCGGGCCGTACCTCCTGTTCTGCTGGAAATGCACGAGGCCGCGCGGGAAGACGAAGACGTCCCCCTTGGTGACGGTCTTGACGAATAGCTTGTTGTCGGTGGTGATGAAACCCACCTCGAGCGTGCCCTCCAGGACGAAGATGATCTCGGTGGCGCGCGGGTGCGTGTGCGGCGGGTTCTGGCCGCCCGGGGCGTAGTCGATGCGCGCGATGGAGACGCCCAGCGTGTTCACGCCCGGGAACATCTCCACGTTGGCGGCAGTGACCAGGGAGCCCGCCGGGTTGTTGGTGTTGCCGGGGTTCCTGAGC
This sequence is a window from Panicum virgatum strain AP13 chromosome 7K, P.virgatum_v5, whole genome shotgun sequence. Protein-coding genes within it:
- the LOC120639468 gene encoding germin-like protein 1-1 encodes the protein MARIHLYIAAACAVVLALTAPTLAGDPDMLQDVCVADLNSPIKLNGFPCKANITADDFFFPGLRNPGNTNNPAGSLVTAANVEMFPGVNTLGVSIARIDYAPGGQNPPHTHPRATEIIFVLEGTLEVGFITTDNKLFVKTVTKGDVFVFPRGLVHFQQNRRYGPAAVVAAFNSQLQGTQVLATALFGAAPPVSTDILAKAFRIDNGEVEAIKAKFAPK